From the genome of Agromyces intestinalis:
CTCTCGCCGTTCTACACGTCCCCCCAGAAGGACGCCGGCTACGACGTCGCCGACTACTGCGACATCGACCCGCTGTTCGGCACGCTCGCCGACTTCGACGCGATGCTCGCCGAGGCGCACGCCCGAGGCATCCGGGTCATCGTCGACCTCGTACCGAACCACTCCTCCGATCGCCACGAATGGTTCCAGGCCGCGCTCGCCGCCGCGCCCGGCAGCGCCGAACGCGCCCGCTACCTCTTCCGCGACGGCCGCGGCGCCGACGGCGAACTGCCGCCCAACAACTGGGAGTCGGTCTTCGGGGGCCGCGCCTGGACCCGCGTCACCGAGCCTGACGGCACCCCCGGCCAGTGGTACCTGCACCTGTTCGACTCCTCGCAGCCCGATTTCGACTGGCAGAACGAGCAGGTGCGCGAGGAGTTCCGCCGCATCCTGCGCTTCTGGCTCGACCGCGGTGTCGACGGATTCCGCGTCGACGTCGCCCACGGGCTCATCAAGGCCGACGGCCTGCCCGACTGGACCCCGGCCGAGGGCGCCGGCTCGATGGGCGGCGCGGGCGGCGTCTCGGACACGCTCGGCGACGAGGCATCCGGTGTCGCCCTCGAGCCCGAGATCAGCGAAGAAGAAGGCGACGGCGCACCCTACTGGGCGCAAGACGGCGTGCACGAGGTCTACCGCGACTGGCGGAAGTTGCTCGACGAGTACCCCGGCGAACGCATCCTCGCCGCCGAGGCCTGGGTCGACCCGCTCGCGAAGGTCGCGAAGTGGGTACGGCCCGACGAGATGCACCAGTCGTTCAACTTCGCCTACCTCGAGACGCCGTGGAAGGCCGCCGCGCTGCGGAAGGTCATCGACGAGTCGCTCGCCGCGTTCGGCTCGGTTGGCGCACCCTCGACCTGGGTGCTCTCGAACCACGACGTGGTGCGGCACGCGACCCGGCTCTCGGTGACCGCCGACAACCCGCAGGGCCACGGCCTCGGGCCGCGATCGCAGGGAATCCCCGAGTACGCTCCCGGCTTGCGCCGGGCCCGCGCCGCGACCGCGCTCATGCTCGCGCTGCCCGGCTCGGCCTACCTCTACCAGGGCGAAGAGCTCGGCCTGCCCGAGGTCATCGACCTGCCTGACGACGCCCGGCAGGACCCGACGTGGTTCCGCACCAACGGCGAACGCTATGGACGCGACGGATGCCGCGTGCCGCTGCCGTGGGAGGCCGACGCGCCGTCCTACGGCTTCGGCCCGACGGATGCCGCGTGGCTGCCGCAGCCCGCCCAGTGGGCCGAGCTCGCGCGCGACCAGCAGGCCGGCGACCCGACCTCGACGCTCTCGCTGTACCGCGACGCCCTTCGGCTGCGTCGCACGCACGACCTCGGCTCGGGCACGCTGGAGTGGGTGACCGACCTCGGCCTGCCTGCCGACGTCGTGGCGTTCCGCAACGCCGGCGTGCTCGTGGTGGCGAACACGGGCACGGCCCCCGTCGCCCTGCCGGCCGGCGAGGTCCTGCTCGCGTCGGAGCCACTCCCCGGCACCGAGCTCCCGGCCGACACCACCGCCTGGCTCCGCGCGTAGGCCGGTGCCCGGCGCCGGCCCGCCGGCACGCGCCCCGCCGGCACGCGCCGTGGGTACACCGTTCAGCCACCCCGCGCCCGTGCCACCCCTGCCACCCCTGCCACCCCTGCCACCCCTGCCACCCCTCGAAAACAGGATGAGCCGAGTCATCCGGTCGTCCACGACGCCATACGCCGCGTCATCCTGTTTTCTCAACCCGCACGCCCCCGCTCCGAACCCGAGAAAACAGGATGAGCCAAGTCATGCCGCTTCTTCACGGCGGATGGCTCGCCTCATCCTGTTTTCACACCGGTTCGTGCAGGTGGCGCCGCGCGACCGAGCGCCGCGCGTCGCGCTCGTGCAGCCGAGCCCGTGCTCCCCATCGGTGCTCGCCGCGCTCGATGAGTGCCAGGAGCCCGGCGCGCACCGCCGCCCACTCCGTCATGACCATGTCGTAGCTCAGCCGGAACACCAGATATCCGCGCATCACGAGTTCGAAATCGCGCCGCCGATCGCGTTCGAACTCGACGCCGGTGTGGAATCCCTCGCCGTCGATCTCGACCACGAGCCGATCGCCGACGAGCTGGTCGATCCGCCCGACGCCCTCGATCCAGACCTGAGTGCGATGGCGTATTCTGCGCCCGTGCAGCAGCAGTCGCACGATCGTCTCGGTGCCCGACTGGCAGCCCGCATCGGCGAGGTCGACGATGCCCTGCTTCGACGCCGGAAGCAGCTCACGCAGCTCAGCGAGCCCGTCACGGTCGAGCTGCCGAGTCGAGAGCGCCGAGTCCAGGGCGATCTGCGCATCGAGCCGGTCGCCGCACGCGGCAGCTTCCGCGAGCGCGAGCGGGAGCGGGTCCCACGCGCGCGGTTCGCCGGCGACGGATCGGTAGTGCACGCAGACGCCCGGGTGCTCGCGGTCGAGCCGTGCGCCGCTGCCGTCGAGGGTTCGCAATCGACTCGCGGTGCGGGGCACGCGGACATGCAATGTGGCGTGCGGATCGGGCCGGGTCCAGATGCCGAGGATCCGGAGTTCCGACGCGGCGGTCAACGCCCCGCCGACCCGAACCGCGCGCACGACGTCGAGCGGGGCATCCGGCACCGCGAACCACCGTGGACGCACCTGCATGATGGCACCGGCGTCCCGCGCCCGGGCGACGTCGCGACGTTCGACGCCGAGCGCGTCGAGGCTGCGGTAGGGCAGGGCGCCGCTGTTCGCACGGATGCGGGCGGCGACGACGTTCGGTGACAGCGGCATGCCAGCAGTCTCGCCTGATCGCTGCGCACTGGTTTCGGCGTTGTGGAGAACCCCGCCCGCGCGGCTCTGGGCGATCCCGTGCACCCCGCAGCCCTTTCACCACACGCGGGCCTCACGACGAAAACAGGACCAGCCGCGTCATCCCACCCGCACAGCCCCCACAACCCAGCTCATCCTGCTTTCGCGCCCGAGGTATCGATGTGGCATGCGGAACGCAGCACGCACGGCCCCCGCGGGCCCGACGTGCGGTGAGGCCGCGCCGCTAGTTCGTGTTCTCGTACAGCCAGTCGAGCGGATCGACCCACTCGCCGTCGATACCGCCGATGCGAATCTCGAAGTGCAGGTGCGGGCCGGTCGACATGCCGGTCGAGCCGGTGTTGCCGAGCACGTCGCCGACCTTCACGGTGTCGCCGATCTCGAACCGCCGCGACCCGTACTGCATGTGCGCGTAGACGCTCGTGATGATCTGGCCGTCGATGACGTGGTCGATCATGGTGACGACGCCGAGCGAACCGCCCGAGTCGGTCGACTCCGACACGACGCCATCGGCGATCGCCTGGATCTCGGCGCCGTAGCCGGGGTTGAAGTCCTGACCGTGGTGGTCTTCCGAGCAGCCGGCGCAGTCGCGGTACCCGAAGCGGTCGCCGATGTGCACGCCCACCTTGAACGGCCACTGGATGGTTCCCAGCGGGTTGTTCGTGAACGTCGCCTCGGGTCGGATGCCGGCCGCCGCCGCGTATTCCTCGATCGACTGGTGCTGGTAGCCGTCGCGATCGATCGTCGGCGTGGCCAGTTCGTCGTCGCCGAGCGCCAGGCTCTGGCGCCCGTATCCGGAGGTGGTCGAGCTGAGGGCGAGCGCCTGCACGTCTTCGGGCGTCAGCAGCGACATCGCGGGCACCGACGTGGCGAGAGCGAGCCCGGCGGCCAGGCCCATCGAGGCGATCGCGCGCACCGCGCGGGCACGTCGTCGGCCGGCGGCCGCGGCAGGGCGCGGCGCGGGTGCGGCCGCGCGGGCGGCGCGTGCGCGCTCCGACCGGTTGGGCTCTTCAGGTTCGGATGCCTCGGCTCGCCGCGGCCGCACCGGCGCCTCGAGGCGGCCTGGCTCAGGGCGGCCGGCAACAGGGCGGCCCGCATCGGGGCGACCCACCTCGGCGAACAGCGCGTCGAGGCCCGATGCCACCGGGGAGTCGGTCGATGCGGCGGCCGAAATCGCGAGATCGATCTCGCGCACGACATCGGATGCCTCGGGCTCGCGACGGCGGCGGCGCTCTGGTGAGGGTGCGGATGGTCGGGAGCCGCCGTCGAGCCCGAACAGGGTGTCGAACGAGGGCATGGGGTTCGTCTCGCGCGCGACCGAGGGCTGCGCCGGAGCGAGGGGCTGCGACTGTACCGGCTGTGACTGCGGCTGCGCGGGCTGCGCCGGAGCAAGGGGCTGCGGCTGCGCGGGCTGTGACTGCGCCGACTGCGACTGCGCGGGCGGTGACTGGACGAGGGGCTGCGGCTGAGCCGGCTGCGACTGCACCGGCTGCGACTGCGCGGGCTGAACGGGCCGGACCTCGCCGGCGACCGGCGCACTCGGGGCCGGCGGCGCGGCGGGCGTGTCGGCAACCGGCGGACGCGGACCGACCGGCGGCTGCGTGGCGGATGTCCCGGCCTGACGCCCTGCCGTCGGCGGCTGCCCCTGCGGCTTCACGGGCCACTGCGCCGGCTGCGCGACAATCGGCCGAGGCGATGGTGCGGGGGGCTGCGCGGCAGCCGGCGCGGGCGCCGACAACTGCGCCGATGCCGATGCCGATGCTTGAGCCTCCGACTGGAGCGCCGCTGCCTGCGCCCGCCGCCGCATGGCCGGAGCGGGCGACGCTTCGTGCGGCGTCGCGAGGTGCGGTGAGTGCTGCTCAGGCGCCCGACGGGCGGTCATCGGCGCTTCGGGGCGCCGCTGCTCGGCGGGCCGCGGGTTGGCCGACGCGCCATCGCCGGCGATCGGCGTCGGCGGAACGGGGTGCGCGGTCGGTGCGGGCGCCGGCGCCGCGGTCGGCGTCGCGCCGGCTGCCTGGCCCATCGCTCGCTCTGCCGCCAGCCGAGCCGCCCGCCGCGACACCGGCGCGGCGGGCGCAACCGGCGCACCAGGCGCAACCGTCGGCGACCAATCCTGAACCGTCGATGCGGTCGGCGGCGTCGGCGCCGCGGGCGTCGGGCGAAGCATCCCGGCCGCCACCATCGCGGCGGCACCGGCCTCGGCGGCCTCGCGCTCGCGAATCTCTCGCCGCGTGAGCGGCCGACCCGGCCCCGTCAGCGCGCCGCTTGCGCCTGCACCGGATGGCATGAAGCCGTGCGTGTGGTGCTCAGGCACGAGGGGGGACTCGGGCACGAGGTGGAACCTTCGGCGTAGGGGGCGGTCGGAAGCGGGAGGTGAGCATCCCGGACACTGCGCCGAGATAACGGATCGATAAAGAGTACCCCGAACCCCTTCCTCACGCCATGCGGAGACCGCGCGCCGTCTCAGCCGATCTCGGCGAGCGCAGCGGTGAGGTCGTCGAACAGCCCGGGCCCGGCCGCGACCAGCAGGTCGGCGCTCTCGGGCGCGCCGCCGAGCCCACCCACGAGCGCGCCGGCTTCGCGCGCGATGAGCGCCCCCGCCGCGTGGTCCCACGGGTTGAGTCCGCGCTCGTAGAACGCGTCGAGCCGACCCGCCGCGAGCGCGCACAGGTCGAGTGCGGCCGAGCCGATGCGTCGGATGTCTCGGATCTGCGGCAGCAGCCCCGACGCGATGCGGGCCTGTTCGCGGCGCCATTCCGAGTCGTACCCGAACCCGGTGCCGACGAGCGCCTGGGCGAGCGGAACGCCCGTGTTCACCGCGAGCGACTCGCCCGCGAGCCGTGCGCCGCCGCCGAGGCTCGCTTCGAACGCCTCGCCGGTGACGGGGTTGACGACGATCCCGGCGAGCGCCGTCCACTCGGCGGGGTCGGGCGGCCCGTCGACGACCGCCACGCTGATCGCCCACGCTGGGATTCCGTAGAGGAAGTTCACCGTGCCGTCGATCGGGTCGACGACCCAGTTCAGGCCGGTGGTGCCCTCGCGCGTCGCGTCCTCTTCGCCGAGCACTCCGTCGTCGGGACGCACCTCGAGGATGAGCGTGCGGATCATCGCCTCGGTCGCCCGGTCGACGGCGGTGACGATGTCGGTCGGGGTCGACTTCGTCGCCTCGACGCTCACGCCGCCGCGCCGCGACTCGAGCGCGAAGCCGGCGGCCCGCACGGCGATGTCGCGCGCCAGATCGAGCAGGTCGGCGGGCGTGGGGCGATCGGATGCTCCAGGGCTGGTCATTCCTCCACGGTAGCCGCCGGAAACGACGAAGGCCCGGTCGAAGACCGGGCCCATGGTGGCGAGT
Proteins encoded in this window:
- a CDS encoding M23 family metallopeptidase, producing MPSFDTLFGLDGGSRPSAPSPERRRRREPEASDVVREIDLAISAAASTDSPVASGLDALFAEVGRPDAGRPVAGRPEPGRLEAPVRPRRAEASEPEEPNRSERARAARAAAPAPRPAAAAGRRRARAVRAIASMGLAAGLALATSVPAMSLLTPEDVQALALSSTTSGYGRQSLALGDDELATPTIDRDGYQHQSIEEYAAAAGIRPEATFTNNPLGTIQWPFKVGVHIGDRFGYRDCAGCSEDHHGQDFNPGYGAEIQAIADGVVSESTDSGGSLGVVTMIDHVIDGQIITSVYAHMQYGSRRFEIGDTVKVGDVLGNTGSTGMSTGPHLHFEIRIGGIDGEWVDPLDWLYENTN
- a CDS encoding glycoside hydrolase family 13 protein; amino-acid sequence: MTSDWWRTAAIYQIYPRSFADANGDGMGDLAGITSRLGALADLGIDAIWLSPFYTSPQKDAGYDVADYCDIDPLFGTLADFDAMLAEAHARGIRVIVDLVPNHSSDRHEWFQAALAAAPGSAERARYLFRDGRGADGELPPNNWESVFGGRAWTRVTEPDGTPGQWYLHLFDSSQPDFDWQNEQVREEFRRILRFWLDRGVDGFRVDVAHGLIKADGLPDWTPAEGAGSMGGAGGVSDTLGDEASGVALEPEISEEEGDGAPYWAQDGVHEVYRDWRKLLDEYPGERILAAEAWVDPLAKVAKWVRPDEMHQSFNFAYLETPWKAAALRKVIDESLAAFGSVGAPSTWVLSNHDVVRHATRLSVTADNPQGHGLGPRSQGIPEYAPGLRRARAATALMLALPGSAYLYQGEELGLPEVIDLPDDARQDPTWFRTNGERYGRDGCRVPLPWEADAPSYGFGPTDAAWLPQPAQWAELARDQQAGDPTSTLSLYRDALRLRRTHDLGSGTLEWVTDLGLPADVVAFRNAGVLVVANTGTAPVALPAGEVLLASEPLPGTELPADTTAWLRA
- a CDS encoding inositol monophosphatase family protein, with product MTSPGASDRPTPADLLDLARDIAVRAAGFALESRRGGVSVEATKSTPTDIVTAVDRATEAMIRTLILEVRPDDGVLGEEDATREGTTGLNWVVDPIDGTVNFLYGIPAWAISVAVVDGPPDPAEWTALAGIVVNPVTGEAFEASLGGGARLAGESLAVNTGVPLAQALVGTGFGYDSEWRREQARIASGLLPQIRDIRRIGSAALDLCALAAGRLDAFYERGLNPWDHAAGALIAREAGALVGGLGGAPESADLLVAAGPGLFDDLTAALAEIG
- a CDS encoding endonuclease domain-containing protein, yielding MPLSPNVVAARIRANSGALPYRSLDALGVERRDVARARDAGAIMQVRPRWFAVPDAPLDVVRAVRVGGALTAASELRILGIWTRPDPHATLHVRVPRTASRLRTLDGSGARLDREHPGVCVHYRSVAGEPRAWDPLPLALAEAAACGDRLDAQIALDSALSTRQLDRDGLAELRELLPASKQGIVDLADAGCQSGTETIVRLLLHGRRIRHRTQVWIEGVGRIDQLVGDRLVVEIDGEGFHTGVEFERDRRRDFELVMRGYLVFRLSYDMVMTEWAAVRAGLLALIERGEHRWGARARLHERDARRSVARRHLHEPV